AAAAAAGTTTAGACAATCCCTCTTTTGAACTCTTTTAGGCCATCTGCATTAGTGAACCCCCATATGGGGttcataagatttttttaataatttaatggtGGGACCCGGAATAGTGATGAACCTCTATAAACCTCTATATATTTTGCATCCGCATTAGTGAACCCGAAGAAGAGGttcttataaattaaataatatttttttttaagtttgcatATTGAGAATTCattaataagatatatttataaaaagttctaaaaacaattttattcaatacaatgataattcataacacacatttttttttttgaaaacattttattgaAAACATTGAAAATTCAAGAACATACAAATATTATTCATCGACATTACCAAACTTTTGCCATacattttcaactaaatcagctttcaaacgatCATGTATCTGTGAATCCCGAACTTCATTGCGAATGCCACGCATATTACCGATATTCATACTTGTTGTCCTTTGCACCTGGGAACTCCTGCTCGACTCCCCTGACTCAAACTCAGATGTATCAATTTGAGCGTATCCGCTTCGTTCgttctctactatcatattgtgcaaaaTGACACAAGTTCTCATAATCTTTCCTATCTTAACCTTGTCCCAAAGTAGAGCAGGGTTTGACCATTTTGTCTTTTGTGAGTTGAAAGCTtaggcagagagagagagagagtacaaTGACGTAGGTGGCTTCATATTTTTCTGTGATCATATAGGTTCTTATTGAACCATAGTCTGACACTAGACAATTCTCCaccatacatattttttttagtggGTTTGCTGATGGAAATTAGGGAGCATTTGCCTATTGAACCATAGAAGCCATTTTACtcaaaattagtatataatacaTGTACAGTTTATCTAAAGATagatagagattttttttttgtcaacaaagaTAGATAGAGATGATAAACATAATTCtgtaaaacatttatatttgtcattttccaaaaaaaaaaaattattgttagcCGATAAATAGTTTGACATATAGTTTATTAGCTGctatattatttgataaatgaTTTGTTAAACGATACATCATTTCTTATCTGATGATACTTGTTTCATTAGTTGATATAATGTTTATTACTAAATGAAAAACACTAACAAAAATGGCCAATAGTTGTATCAATGTATATTACTGTTTTAACTACATGTTTTTACAAGGTTGTATACAGAGTTGTTGCGAGTTGGCCTAAACTGATATACATTAGTTAACTGCTAATATTCAATCATACatgttaataaataatttaaagttcATAAAGAAAAACGTTGCCATCTACATTCAAGAGTATATAGATTCTAGAACAGCGCACAAGGTTGTCCAATTGGTTAGTTTCGAGTACATCAAATACTTCAACATTTTGGGTCAGCATCgttgtctctttctttctttggcttcttattcttttgtttattttctttaatccCCACTCCGGTCAAATTACTTGTTGTAAGACCATTCATAAACATTAACTTCTTAAAGACACGTATAACCAAACATTTAAGAGTTAACGACAATCAATTTCATAGTAGCTaactaaccatatttcaactaaCAACAAATGTTTCATTACATCTGAATAGTTAGAGGAACACATGTTTCATAATAGCTAACTTAGTATGTATCAGATAATGACAACATTTTCTGGCAGATAACAAACCATTTATCGGCACATGGTACGTCATTCGTATCATCAAACCATACATTCATCACTTAAATTCAAGAGTATTTTACACTGCAGGGCAGTTTCCAagattttattacaaaataagtCAGTTTCAGCTACTGGGACAGTTTCTGCTAATTTGGAATTTGTGAGATGTGACTTGTTTCGTTTCCTTTTTGTGTCTGGTTTCTTTTCTCACAACTAGTTGGGCTTTCTAGTTAGATCAAACcagattttgtttattttttttaatctccaTTACACTCCAACAGTTGCACGATGAAACTTGAGTAGCAATGGCCAAAtctcacaaaaaaaattcaaaatctagaGTTAGAAACCATTTTAGAAGTGATACATAAACAATCTTGAAGTATAATCTAcacattaatgaaaaaaaataaaaaatacatgaaaGAAATTAATGGCGGCCGCAATGTTTGTTGCAGGAAACCCTAAAAAATCTGGGGAATACGAAGAtatatttacgaaaatgccactCAATAAATATACAACATGTAATatatgtacatgtgtacatgaTAACATGTGTACAAAGACAAAATGTGTACACTGTATATTACTAAGGCAATGTGTATATTGTATATTACAAAGACAACTTGCATACATGTGTACATTAGATATGaataaaacacaaaatcatGTGTGCTATTGTCATGTACACCATTTTTAGTTTGACTTGAGctatttattatgtattttggtATTGTTTTAGTAAGCAACCACCAATCCACCTATATGTGTACAACCTCTTCAAATATATTGGATCATTTTAGAAGTACACGTGTACTCGTCAAACAATGTacacaaaaataacctataTGTGTACAATGTTTACATGTGTATGTTGTATATTACTAAGGCAATGTATCGTAGAAGCATGTATTCTCATTTTGTTCAAATTTCCAAATGAACAATGTTTTAATGCTATATATGTGTACATCGCTTTACATATCGACATGTACAAAAGAGCATTCAACTTTTCTTCCTTACATACCATTTAAAACGTTGTAATCCAATGCATgtacatgggaagaaggaataAAAATCACATGTACATTGTGTTAATATTATCGTGAGTTTATGAAGTCGCAGATGCTTAGTTATTTTGATAGAAAACCTACAAAAAGTCAAAATGTGTACCCAATCACTTGGATGTATAATACAAAATTaggtgtacacatgtacaattTAAAAGTAATGTACAcacgaaatttttattttaattttttcattaataatggaaatttacgaaaatgccctcGTCTTCTTTCTTGGTCACTGTCgaccataaaccctaatttccgCCTCTCTCAccaattttcacatttttttacattcttcacttgttttaatgtattttgTCCAGATCTAATAGATTTCAATTCTAATTTATGGTTTTACATTCAAAAGTTCAAACATAactgctttttttttctgatttgttGAACATTTTGTTCCAAATCGCCACGGCTGAGTGCTACCATCAGAAATATAACTTGACATATCTCAAAAGATAGatataataatagaaataataattgactaatttttttttgaaaaaaataatttgaagaaacagattttattttacaaaaaatggtTGAAAACTTAAGATGGAAGAAGGCGAAGATCAAAGATATGTGGGATCTAGTTTATGttaaataaagtaaaaacatatattatatttagttaaagCAATGGACACTCAAATCTAGACTAATTTAGTTAGTTTGTAACAAGAAGATGAGTTTGGTTAAACAAAACTACCCTAGTAGCAACAACTGTctttttatgttaataaaaacttaaaactgaCTTTGGATGTAATATTCTCTAAATTCAACTACTTTGTTGAAGCTACAAACATGTATCAGTCAACTACACCTAATAAATAGTTGCTAATAGGAAAAAGTAAAATGTGACGactaaatatatttgaaactgTTAACTCCTAATTTATCCTTCATGAAAACCAtaacatcaaaataaaataaaaattctttaGTTTAATACTTCAAATCAAGACTACTAACTCACAAACATATTTTGGAATTTTCAGAGTCAATTAACACTCATGTCAAACGAAAACAACTAGAAacccaaaagaaagaaaatgaatctTGCATGAATCTAGTCAAAGCAAGCAaccaaacaaattaaaaacaatttaaaaaaaaaattgattagttTTTACCTGGTAGTCATGAGATTTCTTTTTATTGCCGGAACAATTAGCCGGTTCACTTTCCTCTATAGAATTTTCCTCTCATAAATCATTAGAGaatgaaagagaagagagaagagagaagagagaagagagaagaagaaaaaatagaaaaactagaaaatgaataaaaaagatATAAGAAGATAAAATACAACCATAACCATACAAGCGGAGAAAGCTAGAACCTAGgataagaagagagagagagatagctaGTAGGCTGTAAACACTGAAACAATTCTAATCAAGCTGAGTTGCTAGTTTATCAGACAGACGCATAGCCAACTGACACCACTACACATAGAAACGGGAGAAGAGATGTAGGATTAAAATCGTCATTAGAAAATTATATCAACTAGCTCCCCATAACGACTACATCACGTTTTTTTCTCTATGACGGCGAAGGCGATGCAAAAGGCGATTCAGGGTTTCAATGGCTTCTAGACGATGGGATCTGGGAATTTTCGAGGTGGATTGAAGTGGAGCAGATTATTATCAAGGTGAGGATAATGGAGATATGATATGGAGTTCTCTGTCGAAATCCTGATAGAGAGATTCAGTAAAAGGAATTGAGGAAACTAGGAGATCAAGGATTTTAATGGTAATAGGCGACTGGATATCGATTTCGATCGTCATCAAGACGAAATTGAAGAATCACAGAGGTATTATTCTTTGTATCTTTAAAATGTCTATTTAATTGTTTGGCAATGAGATCGAAAGAATCATTCTTCGATTTTGTATCACTGGAATTTGGAAAATACGAATCTGGTATGGGATTGGTAAAGAGCTATCAGAGAGTTTAGATAGGAGATTTTATTGTGGGATTAAGATCGAAAATATCAATTTTGGAGGATATGGTAATTATGGGGAAAATCTCTGGTGGGGAGGAATTGTCCTCTGGGATCAATACAAAAGGAGCTTTGAtcttatatttatgttatatcaCACTCTCGGTTCTTTCTCTACTAATTTTCGACAAGGATCAATGTTGTGTTCTTACTTTGTTTTCAGTGACGTAGAGCCAGTTCATTGGTAACACTGGTGATATGAAGAACGGGGAGAGCACTCGTAAAAGGTTGAAGATTTCGGTTCCTCATTTTGACAATTCAGCCCTTATCAAGAGTTATTCCAAAACTCTGATTGGGAGAGGCATGAATCCGGAGGAGAAAGACATGAAGGCTCTGATTGTGATGTTTcaaaagatttggaaaatgGAGGATAGGGTTTTTGGTATAGACTTGGTACTTGGAAAGTTTCAGTTTGATTTCGAGAAGGAGGAAGACATTGAAGCGGTCATGAAGTTGCAGCCGTTCCAGTTCAATTACTGGATGCTTTCTTTGGCACGTTGGCGACCGAACCAGGCTCAGTTTTATTCATCGGACATAACGTTTTGGATCCGAGTGTTAGGCGTATCTCTGGAATTCAGGACGGCTCCAGCGTTTGAAAGTATTGGTGATGCCATTGGAAGGACGGTTACAGTGGATTTGGATCATTGTAGAATGCATGTGGTGGTGGATGGCTTCAAAGAACTATGTTTCGAAACAACAGTGGACTTCACGGGTTGAGAATTTTATAATGGTGAGGAAGCTCTGGTATCATTGAGGTACGGGAAGCTCTTTGGCAGCCAAATATGCTCTAGTCTTTGTCGCAAAGAGGAAAAGTGCCCACTAGGCAAGATGAGCGCAACGAAGAGCCCTGAGAGGAAGCAGGAGACTATAGATGGCAATGGTGGAAGTATGATGGCGGGAAGCATGATGATCGTGCTCGAAGTTATAAAGGTGTTGTCATCAATGGTAATAAGAGTCAGCAAAATAAGGAAAGTGACAGTCGGGACTATTATGGAAAGGGTAAAGGTAAGATGTTTGAGGAGCCAGAGTCAAAATGGGTGAAGGTGGCTGAGATAGGGAACAATAGATCCTTCAAAAATCGTGGAAATTACCGTGGAAACAGTGAATGTTCTCGTTCCAGGCTTAACTTGAGGGAGGAAACAAGAGATGGTGGTATGGTAGAGCGTACTAGGTCTACAGAACAGTCTAGCGACCCACCTGTATAGATTGGAACTTGTCAGGAAGCTAGGGAGGAGGCGGAGATAAAGAATGATGAGGAGCGTGTTATAGATCAGACACTACCGTCAGATGAGTTTCAAGAAGAACTTTTAAAAACTCAGGCGAATGGAACTGAGGTTATCTCGGACCCTATAGATGAGGAGATTGGTTTTCAAAGGGTACAAGGACTACTAGAAGAACAGAAGGATTCACCAGTGGAAGATGTGATGGAGTGGGATGAGATTAAGGTTATTTTCCTCGCAAATGGGATCGACATGGATGCAGAAGATGAGTTGCAGAGAGCCTCTGAGGAGGAAGCTGAGGAAGAAACCACAATATGGGAAGAGGAGGCTGAGATGGGGAAGGGGAGGAACAGAGTACTGATGCAGAAGAGAAGGGGCATGTTGCAGGGGAGATGGTGAAGAAACAAGGTGCTCGTAAGAAGTTGTTCAACTTACGACAAACACAACAGAAAGTACCAAGATGAGGATAGTGAGCGAACTTATTTCACCAAACTAGCGAGCTGCAGCCAAGACAGGCGCTCGACATGGAGATAACTTCAAGCAAATGGATGACAAGGGTATGTCACACCTGAAAACTGGTTAACAGAAATCTTAATCTTTTTATCGATCAAGTCAATCTAGCAGAGAGATTAAGTAAGCGGGTTATGGCttctggtttttggtttttctttgtttcaatAAGCTCTATGAGCATTTGTATTTTCCTTGGTAGTAAGGTCTTTTTAGACCcaattctttctttgttttgttggaTATATGCAATGCTCCCTTTCGAGGTTatggaataaaaataaaaatagtgttTTGGTTTGTTGGTATTCGTGTCTTTTAGAGCTGATAGTTATATCTGTTACTTCCAACATTGTGGGTGTTATTGATAAACGCAGGAAGATTAGGAGGGTTTACGGGATCATGAATGTCttttatatagattttattaaaaagttttttgAGTATTTTATGTTAGAATGTTTCCTCTGATCAGAGATCATCTAGTACCAAAGACGCAaaattcaaaggcggatagtctagcacgcagtgtcaggaATTAATCGTTTTTCGTTGTTTACATAGATCAAGATCTCTCGTCTGGTTCATAAAATCAGTATGAATCTATATAagttgatgataaaaaaaaactagtatgAGTCTGCATAAGTTTAAGTTGATAATAAAAAATGATGTGTAGAGCCATAATTAACAACTAGCCTATGGGCGTAAAGGCTAATTATCTCTTAAAAATTCATTGACTGCATTCACCGCATCCTCACCAACTATTTCCcaagcatccaaaaaggtccgcGGAAAACCCATCTGATTACATAAAGTCAATTCATTTTCTGCTGAAGATAGAAGGCCcaccaaagagagagagagagagagcatggGGTCCCTATTCTTCGATCCTAGCATGCTAGTAAAGAAGGAGACAATCATGTCCCTTAATATGTACGAGACGTTATCCCGCCAATGTCGAATTGCATTCCCTGCGAGAAGGAAGAGCTTCACGACGGAGCGGCCGTGGGTGATTGGGAAATCCCTAATCCCAAACAAGATAAGAGAAAAAGTTAGGTGGTTTTTGCAAAGCAAGAATCGATATTTGTTACTAGAGAAACAGAAGAAGTGAACGGAGGAGCTGCAGAGTGGTCGCCATTGTCCTTCCATTAACGGAGGAGCTTGAAGAAGGATGAGGTCTCCCAAGACAGGCTCATGTCTTGAAAATTAGTGTACTTTTTGCCCAAATGATTAAATATAGTAGATCTTAATTTCCTTTGGAACACTATCATTACCATACTTATTAAACATTGATATTGTTTGTGAGACTTGTAATCATTGGAATGCTATTTTTCTAATGCAGAACTTTTAGCTTTTCCCGGGGTTTAGCTGGTTCTCTTTGGAACATCTGCAACTAAATCTCTCTTCTATGGAGTGTTTGTCCCCATTCTTGGGGGAGATTTTGCGTCCTATGTGTGACTCCATGTGCTCCCGGGTCGGTAATGCCATAAGGTTCAAATCCAACGTCCAAGCTCTTAACAGTGTGATGGAGAGATTAGTTGAGCTTAGGGGCAACATAAATGAAGACCACAAAGATAAATCCTTTAGTCTCAAGCTAATGGGGTGGCAAAGAAAGTCTGATGAGGTTATCACTGAAGCAAGGTCCGAACTTGACGAACGGGTTCCATGCGGTATGTCCTTGAAATCCAGGCTGAGCAGGAAACTCGTCACGATTCTCAACGAAGCTAGAATGCTCGAAAAGGAAGGTTTAGATCTTTTAGACATGATAGCTGTGGCTACTGCACATGAAAGAGTTGAACATGTTCCAGGAGTTTCAGTACTTCATCAAACAACGGCTTCAAATATGTTGGGTAAAATTATAGATGGTTTGAGGAGCAGTGAGGTTCAGAAGATTGGTATTTGGGGTATGGGTGGAGTAGGGAAAACGACATTGGTGAGGACGTTGAACAATAAGCTTCATGAAGAGACTGCAACTCAACCATTTGGCTTGGTGATCTTTGCTACAGCATCCAAAGACTTTGATCCAAGAACGGTCCAAAAGCAGATTGCTGAGAGACTGGATATCGACACCAGGTTGGAAGAAACTGTAGAGAGGCTGGCAAGAAGGATCTATGCGAGGCTTGAGAAACAGACCAACTTCCTTCTTATTCTTGATGACGTGTGGAAAGATATTGATTTAGATCTTCTGGGCATTCCAGAAGAGAAGAAGGGTTCAAAAATCATTCTCACTTCCAGGTCTCTTGACGTCTGTCGTAGCATGAGGACAAATCTTGATATTAGGGTTGATTGCTTGTGCGAAGAAGAAGCTTGGGAACTGTTTTGCCAGAATGCAGGAGAGGTTGCGAGATCAGAACGTATTGAGCGCTCAGCAAAAGCCGTTTCACGTGAATGTGGCGGGTTGCCCTTGGCTATCATCACAGTGGGGACAGCTATGAGGGGAAAGACAGATGTCAAGTTGTGGGAACACGCCTTGGAGCAGTTAAGTAGATCTGTACCTTGTTTCAGAAGCATTGAAGAGAAGGTCTTCCTGCCTTTGAAATTGAGCTACGACTTCTTGGAAGAAAAGCTaaaatcttgttttcttatGTGTGCTTTGTTTCCTGAAGACTACTCCATTGACGTTAAGGAGCTTGTGATGTACTGGATCGCTGAAGGATTCATGGATGAACAAGATTCCCATGAGGAATCCATGAACGAAGGAATCACAATTGTAGAGAGCTTAAAAGACTACTGTCTATTAGAGGATGGTTGGCGCAGTGAGACAGTTAAAATGCATGATGTTGTCCGAGATTTTGCGATATGGACTATGTCTTCCTCACAAGATGATTGCCACTCGCTAGTCCTGTCTGGTAAAGGTTTGCAAGAGATTAGGCAAGACAAATTTGCTCCTTCGCTTCGAAGGGTTTCTTTGATGCACAATAATCTCGAAAGGCTTCCTGGTCTCTCAGAGAAGTACTGCATGGAGGCCTCAACCTTACTGCTACAGGAGAACTATCTTCTACAAGAAGCATCAGATGGGTTCTTGCAAGCATTCCCAGCTCTTAGGATTTTGAATCTAAGTGGGACATGCGTGAACTCCCTGCCCCATTCCTGTTTGCAGCTTTCCAAACTTCATTCTCTTTTCTTAAGAGGATGTACTAACCTTACCGAACTACCTTCTCTAGAAACTCTTGCTAAACTTGAGCTACTGGATCTACATGGCTCCCGTATCAAAGAATTCCCAAAAGGGCTAGAAAAGCTGGAGAGCTTTAAACACCTTGATCTTTCAGGAACAGTTCACCTCAAAACTATTCCAGCTGGAATTGTTTCGCGGTTATCAAGTTTGGAGACACTAAACATGAAATTAAGTAACTACCATTGGAGTGTAAaaggagaagaacaagaaggCCAAGCAACACTTGAAGAGATTGCATACCTTGACTGTCTACAGGTGCTGTCTATAAGTCTTATTTGTTCGCCGTCTTTTCTGAAGAAGAGCAACCCTTGGATCAAAAGACTaaagaaatttcaaattaatgTGGGCTTTAGCTACGTTTTGCCTATGATACACGATGAGAGGACACTAGCAATAAGTAGTCTCAACTTATCACAAGTATCCATGGAGTGGCTCTTGGCTTGTACAACCTCTGTAATACTGAACAGTTGTCAAGGGCTCCAAGGAATGATGAAGAAATTGGTCACTGGCAGCAAGACATTCGTGAATCTGAAATCTCTAACGATTGTGAAAACTAGTATCAACTCTAGTGGTGGTGGGATTGAGAAGGCAACCACCAAAAGTCGAGACACACTTCCATTTCTGGAGGAACTTCGTCTGCACGAAGTTAACTTTGTATCCCTTTCGGAGTTACAAGCACAGCTAGGGTTGAGATTGGTAGCTCTTAAACTACTTCTGGTCAGCAAGTGCAATAACCTTAAAACACTCGTTGAGATAGACATGTTCACTATGCCAAACCTGGAGGAGATGGAAATTAGCGACTGTGACTCCTTGCATCATCTACGCCAAACTATTGATGGTCCACAAGAACCTCTCCTACCAAAGTTACGTGTCATGAAACTGAGAAATCTTCCAGAGCTGGAGAGTGTTTGCTACGAAAAAGAGACTTGGGAGTGTCTCGAACAGGTGAAAGTCATGAACTGTGGTCGGCTATATACTTTACCCATAAGCTCCAAAACTTGTGGAAGAATCAAGGAAATAAAAGGAGCTGTGAGTTGGTGGAAACATTTGAGATGGGATGATCCTTCTTCTACTTTAAAAACTCTTGATCCTTGTTTCAAGCCATTAAGATTACTAGGTGAAGAAATGGCACCCATATTTGGGGAGCACTACTTGTGGGACAGTTGATGAAGAATCTAGCTAGGTCCATCACCCCAAGAGCTACTGTATTTTCTCAATGTGTTCGAATATTTCAATTGTGGATGTGCAAAGACTATCTTGTTTATGTGGGTGTGTCTTTCCTTTGTTCGAGTCTTGAAAGTGTGTGCGCGCAAAACTATATCAACAATAAGTTCAGTGCTTGAAAGGATAAACATCAAGACACTGCAATAAGTCAACAAAGTGGAGTATTATTACAGTACGAACCCCTAAAGCATGTAGAGTCTGAATCAAAGAGAAGAAAGGTTCTTCATATATTCACACAAAGGAACAAAATATCATTTGCAACTACTACTACATCCACACAGCTGTTGCGTAACCGTCCTCTACTACTTGTTCCCTCTGCCCTCAAACCATTATCCATCGTTATCAGACTTTGTGACATTGGATCTCCTAATCTTCATCGGTAGGCTTAGAGGAACCAGCCTTCTTGTTAGGGAGAAGGAGATTGTGGATGTTAGGCATCACTCCTCCATTAGCAATCGTCACATCTCCAAGTAACTTGCTTAGCTCCTCGTCGTTCCTCACAGCAAGCTGAATGTGTCGAGGCACAATCCGAGTCTTCTTGTTATCTCTTGCCGCGTTCCCAGCAAGCTCAAGCACCTATACAAATCAATCACACACCAAATTAACAAACCCATGTTTACAGATCCGTTAAACAAACCTCAATCACACTCAAGATTAAACCTTTCCTACATGAAATCGAAAACCCAGAAACCTAGATGCGCTAGATCATCAAATTCGAAAACAAGGAAGCAAATCTAAATCGGTGATCAATATCGATTAAAAGAGGCTGTGATTTACCTCGGCGGCGAGGTATTCAAGAACGGCGGCGAGGTAAACCGGAGCTCCTGCTCCAACACGCTCGGCGTACTTTCCGGCCTTGAGGAATCGGGCGATACGACCAACGGGGAATTGGAGCCCCGCCTTGCTACTGCGAGATGTAGCCTTCTTCGCCGCGCCAGATCCGAGTTGTTTTCCTCGACCAGCCATCTCTGATGAACTCTCTAGAAAGGCAAAGAAAAGTATATGAACGAAGTGTAATTGAGACGATAACAATAATGAGTTGGTTACAGGCTTACAGCGAAACCCGCCATGAGTATTGATATAGTGGAGAAGATAAGTATCCCTGACCAATGATATGACAGTGCCCGGATCGATGGTTGTGACCGTTAGATTGCTATACATTTAAGGGATGCGATTTAGTTTCGTTCGGTTAGGCACTCTCTTTTTGTTTCTCTTGAACTCGGACTGTTTCAATGAGTGGTGGTTACATGGGCTAATTTGGGCTTATTAATTTTAGCCCAAAGTAGTACAACCTTTTAATTTAACATTGTTTGGCCCATGTTGTTTTGGGTCAAGTCCATGCTCTCTTATTTTTGCCTTTGAATCCAAACAAATTTCGTATCATTATCAGTTTATCACAAATATCACAATCATTATTTGCAGTTTGGTTGGTAACATTCACACGAGAATTTTTGTTCATTGAAGGTTTTGGACCAAAAACTAATCTGATCCccagttttataataaaatataagatattgtCACATTTTCGTCTAACCAAATGAGCAATTG
The Brassica napus cultivar Da-Ae chromosome A1, Da-Ae, whole genome shotgun sequence DNA segment above includes these coding regions:
- the LOC106445749 gene encoding probable histone H2A.3; the protein is MAGRGKQLGSGAAKKATSRSSKAGLQFPVGRIARFLKAGKYAERVGAGAPVYLAAVLEYLAAEVLELAGNAARDNKKTRIVPRHIQLAVRNDEELSKLLGDVTIANGGVMPNIHNLLLPNKKAGSSKPTDED
- the LOC106445715 gene encoding disease resistance protein At4g27190-like, coding for MECLSPFLGEILRPMCDSMCSRVGNAIRFKSNVQALNSVMERLVELRGNINEDHKDKSFSLKLMGWQRKSDEVITEARSELDERVPCGMSLKSRLSRKLVTILNEARMLEKEGLDLLDMIAVATAHERVEHVPGVSVLHQTTASNMLGKIIDGLRSSEVQKIGIWGMGGVGKTTLVRTLNNKLHEETATQPFGLVIFATASKDFDPRTVQKQIAERLDIDTRLEETVERLARRIYARLEKQTNFLLILDDVWKDIDLDLLGIPEEKKGSKIILTSRSLDVCRSMRTNLDIRVDCLCEEEAWELFCQNAGEVARSERIERSAKAVSRECGGLPLAIITVGTAMRGKTDVKLWEHALEQLSRSVPCFRSIEEKVFLPLKLSYDFLEEKLKSCFLMCALFPEDYSIDVKELVMYWIAEGFMDEQDSHEESMNEGITIVESLKDYCLLEDGWRSETVKMHDVVRDFAIWTMSSSQDDCHSLVLSGKGLQEIRQDKFAPSLRRVSLMHNNLERLPGLSEKYCMEASTLLLQENYLLQEASDGFLQAFPALRILNLSGTCVNSLPHSCLQLSKLHSLFLRGCTNLTELPSLETLAKLELLDLHGSRIKEFPKGLEKLESFKHLDLSGTVHLKTIPAGIVSRLSSLETLNMKLSNYHWSVKGEEQEGQATLEEIAYLDCLQVLSISLICSPSFLKKSNPWIKRLKKFQINVGFSYVLPMIHDERTLAISSLNLSQVSMEWLLACTTSVILNSCQGLQGMMKKLVTGSKTFVNLKSLTIVKTSINSSGGGIEKATTKSRDTLPFLEELRLHEVNFVSLSELQAQLGLRLVALKLLLVSKCNNLKTLVEIDMFTMPNLEEMEISDCDSLHHLRQTIDGPQEPLLPKLRVMKLRNLPELESVCYEKETWECLEQVKVMNCGRLYTLPISSKTCGRIKEIKGAVSWWKHLRWDDPSSTLKTLDPCFKPLRLLGEEMAPIFGEHYLWDS